A window of the Hordeum vulgare subsp. vulgare chromosome 5H, MorexV3_pseudomolecules_assembly, whole genome shotgun sequence genome harbors these coding sequences:
- the LOC123396424 gene encoding disease resistance protein Pik-2-like, producing MERASVAVLSNVVQLVGQEFRQLHTVRGEVTELRDELATMNTLLRMQSEADASGLSHFVREWMNQIRELAYDAEDCVDLYLFRISCPTGDGSWYMYIRSKTKHLLATLFPRRRLARDIRALRDRAVVISERHARYGVSLELLKRTDSSDLVPRAVVASARALRPHHDPNQLFVGVEARAKNLVNKLKVEEGVEEDKELKVIFIVGFGGLGKTTLAMEVCRQLETEFPRQAKVSVSQTFGSKDLEGLLKRVLRQVVTLPSNEKDRADLLDKIDRMDAGELQLRLGKDLQNNRYLILIDDVWSTSAWDSIQSRLPSNNMGSRIIVTTRTNTLAKATSNACDYYIHRMEVLDRVESKQLFMSKTFGSMSEDSFPDDLKDDMEVILKKCGGLPLAIISIASLLSSYNNSERKKMWEIVGRSIGSQMESNPTLEGMRQILTLSYDHLPHHLKACMMYLCIFPEDYVIYKDRLLKRWIAEGLIPEKRGMTQMELAEECFSELMSRSMIDQASDIITTYQWREETCRVHDIMLEVMVSKSLESNFVSLVGGQYEGMAYDRIRRLTIHGGVEAIQESSSKKRAPHRGTRNGIKGMNMQHVRSLSIFDTEAPKLLARLEEFTLLRVLDLEDCKGLEEKYMKHICRMYLLRFLSLKGTDIKDIPERIGDLEHLHTLDVRQTRLKGLPETVTKLEKLEHLLFTTKGILWSAWMLPKGISKMKALRRLNKVIVIDDVKVAKEIGELDQLQELCIYVNTRNKDMNRSVPEELASSVSKLNMLQWLDIGNFGCEDWPFKRILQFLHVVKSPPQLLRYFRICGCLDELPDWVEKLTNLIEFDIAWAYLDGAHLFDVLCKLPNLQRLTLGAYFIRKNQDMVARSSQCLRELKELTLGYSPEVPPVYVFEKGCMPNLETLVLYFLDQWKTIVGIEHLTNLKEVQISCVKEGALAAALEVLKVENEKRRDSKREEIRVIVR from the exons ATGGAGCGCGCGTCCGTGGCCGTTTTGAGCAATGTTGTGCAGCTGGTTGGGCAGGAGTTCAGGCAGCTCCACACCGTCCGCGGCGAGGTCACGGAGCTGAGGGACGAGCTAGCCACGATGAACACCCTCCTGCGGATGCAGTCCGAAGCCGATGCAAGCGGCTTGAGCCACTTCGTCCGGGAGTGGATGAACCAAATCCGGGAGCTGGCCTACGACGCCGAGGACTGCGTCGACCTCTACTTGTTCCGCATCAGCTGCCCGACGGGCGATGGCAGCTGGTACATGTACATCCGGTCCAAGACCAAGCACCTGCTTGCGACGCTCTTCCCACGCCGTCGGCTCGCCCGTGACATCAGGGCCCTCCGCGACCGTGCCGTCGTCATCAGCGAGCGTCATGCCCGCTACGGTGTGAGCCTAGAGCTGCTGAAACGCACCGATTCTTCTGACCTTGTCCCTCGGGCAGTGGTGGCGTCGGCACGGGCGCTCCGCCCTCACCACGACCCCAACCAGCTGTTCGTCGGCGTCGAGGCCCGGGCCAAGAACCTGGTCAACAAGTTGAAGGTCGAAGAGGGTGTTGAGGAGGACAAAGAGCTCAAGGTGATCTTCATCGTAGGCTTCGGAGGGCTCGGGAAGACCACGTTGGCCATGGAGGTGTGCAGGCAGCTGGAGACGGAGTTCCCACGCCAGGCCAAAGTGTCCGTGTCGCAGACGTTCGGCAGCAAGGACCTCGAGGGATTGCTCAAGCGCGTGCTTCGGCAGGTCGTCACCCTGCCGTCTAATGAGAAGGACAGAGCGGACCTGCTCGATAAAATTGACCGTATGGATGCAGGCGAGCTACAACTCCGGCTCGGAAAGGATCTGCAGAACAACAG ATACCTCATTTTGATCGATGATGTATGGAGCACATCAGCCTGGGATTCAATTCAATCCAGGTTACCGAGCAACAACATGGGCAGCAGAATCATTGTGACTACTCGGACAAATACTTTGGCAAAAGCGACCAGTAATGCTTGTGATTATTACATCCATCGTATGGAGGTCCTAGATCGGGTAGAGTCCAAGCAGTTGTTCATGAGCAAAACATTTGGGTCAATGAGTGAAGACTCCTTCCCAGATGATTTAAAAGATGATATGGAAGTCATCTTAAAAAAATGTGGTGGGTTGCCATTAGCCATTATTAGCATTGCGAGCCTTTTGTCAAGCTATAACAATtcagaaaggaagaagatgtggGAGATAGTTGGCAGATCAATTGGTTCACAGATGGAGAGCAACCCAACCCTTGAGGGGATGAGGCAGATACTCACACTTAGCTATGACCACCTACCCCATCACCTCAAGGCTTGCATGATGTATCTTTGCATTTTCCCAGAGGATTATGTAATCTACAAGGATCGCCTGTTGAAGAGATGGATCGCTGAAGGGTTGATACCCGAGAAGCGAGGGATGACCCAAATGGAGCTTGCCGAAGAATGCTTCAGTGAGTTGATGAGTAGGAGCATGATTGATCAGGCCAGTGATATCATCACCACATACCAATGGAGGGAAGAGACATGTCGAGTGCATGACATAATGCTGGAGGTCATGGTGTCCAAATCCCTCGAATCTAACTTTGTAAGCCTAGTAGGCGGGCAATATGAAGGGATGGCCTATGATAGGATTCGTCGTCTTACCATACATGGCGGAGTAGAGGCAATCCAGGAGTCATCATCAAAGAAAAGGGCACCACACCGTGGTACAAGGAATGGCATCAAGGGGATGAATATGCAGCATGTCCGATCACTGAGCATATTCGATACTGAAGCGCCCAAGCTGCTTGCTCGGCTAGAAGAGTTCACCTTGTTAAGGGTACTTGACCTGGAAGACTGCAAAGGCCTAGAAGAAAAGTACATGAAGCATATATGTCGGATGTACCTTTTAAGATTCTTGAGCTTGAAGGGTACAGATATCAAGGATATTCCTGAGAGAATTGGAGATCTTGAGCATTTGCATACACTTGATGTACGCCAAACACGACTGAAGGGTTTGCCAGAAACAGTCACAAAGCTAGAGAAGTTGGAGCACCTGTTGTTCACCACCAAAGGTATATTGTGGTCTGCCTGGATGCTGCCCAAAGGGATTAGTAAAATGAAGGCACTACGCCGCTTGAATAAAGTGATTGTGATAGATGACGTGAAGGTCGCCAAGGAGATAGGCGAATTAGATCAATTGCAGGAGTTATGtatctatgtcaacacaagaaaTAAGGACATGAATCGGAGTGTTCCAGAAGAGCTTGCCAGTTCCGTGAGCAAGTTGAACATGCTTCAGTGGCTCGACATTGGAAATTTTGGTTGTGAAGATTGGCCTTTCAAACGGATATTGCAATTTCTACATGTCGTTAAGTCGCCACCACAACTTCTACGTTATTTTAGGATCTGCGGCTGCCTTGACGAATTGCCTGACTGGGTGGAGAAACTCACAAATCTTATTGAGTTTGATATAGCGTGGGCATATCTTGATGGTGCCCACTTATTCGACGTCTTGTGTAAGTTGCCCAACCTGCAAAGGCTGACCCTGGGGGCATACTTCATCAGAAAGAATCAAGATATGGTTGCACGTAGTAGCCAGTGTTTGCGGGAGCTCAAGGAACTTACTCTGGGCTATTCTCCTGAAGTTCCCCCAGTTTATGTATTTGAGAAAGGATGCATGCCAAATCTGGAGACCCTTGTGTTGTATTTTCTTGACCAGTGGAAGACTATTGTTGGCATTGAGCACTTGACAAACCTTAAAGAGGTGCAGATCAGTTGTGTCAAAGAAGGTGCACTGGCTGCTGCACTAGAGGTGCTCAAGGTGGAGAATGAGAAGCGACGCGATTCTAAGCGCGAAGAGATCAGAGTTATAGTTAGGTAG